The following proteins are encoded in a genomic region of Triticum dicoccoides isolate Atlit2015 ecotype Zavitan chromosome 1B, WEW_v2.0, whole genome shotgun sequence:
- the LOC119303383 gene encoding thaumatin-like protein produces the protein MALLPPLLLSCILVLALPGPAVVTVGGVTFHVTNKCPFPVWPAVAPNAGHPVLAAGGFFLPPGQSKRVGAPATWNGRLWGRTGCTFAGTDANAASCLTGDCDGRLACNGSVGAPPATLVEVNLHADQSKGSSYDVSVVDGYNLPVAVWTRPANRSGDCFIAGCAKNVNAVCPPELQVTTSGGAGKKATVVACRSACLAFGLDAFCCRGAYGTAETCRGSVYSRLFRDACPAYYSYAYDVAAATARCYAQEYVVTFCPSRWGDRVAQV, from the exons atggctcttcttcctcctctgcttctgtCCTGCATCTTGGTGCTGGCTCTCCCAG GGCCGGCGGTGGTGACGGTAGGGGGCGTCACGTTCCACGTAACTAACAAGTGCCCGTTCCCGGTGTGGCCGGCGGTCGCGCCAAACGCCGGCCACCCCGTGCTCGCCGCGGGCGGCTTCTTCCTCCCTCCGGGACAGTCGAAGCGCGTCGGGGCACCGGCCACCTGGAACGGCCGCCTCTGGGGCCGCACCGGCTGCACCTTCGCGGGCACCGACGCCAACGCCGCCAGCTGCCTCACCGGCGACTGCGACGGACGCCTCGCCTGCAACGGGTCCGTCGGCGCCCCTCCCGCCACCCTCGTCGAGGTGAACCTGCACGCGGACCAGAGCAAGGGGAGCTCCTACGACGTGAGCGTGGTGGACGGGTACAACCTCCCGGTGGCCGTGTGGACCAGGCCGGCGAACCGCAGCGGCGACTGCTTCATCGCCGGGTGCGCCAAGAACGTGAACGCGGTGTGCCCGCCGGAGCTGCAGGTCACGACGAGCGGCGGCGCGGGCAAGAAGGCGACGGTGGTGGCGTGCAGGAGCGCGTGCCTGGCCTTCGGCCTGGACGCCTTCTGCTGCCGCGGCGCGTACGGCACCGCGGAGACGTGCCGGGGCAGCGTCTACTCGCGGCTCTTCAGGGACGCCTGCCCGGCCTACTACAGCTACGCCTACGACGTGGCCGCCGCCACGGCGCGCTGCTACGCGCAGGAGTACGTGGTCACCTTCTGCCCGTCCAGATGGGGAGATCGTGTGGCCCAGGTTTGA
- the LOC119303393 gene encoding putative cyclin-dependent kinase F-2, whose translation MSTAIRKRPAEGQEPRVHGGKKPRYAFGSISDYKKLEVLGEGTYGEVFKARDRRTGKKVAVKWVRGNGAGGHGPPDIRVITREAGCLAACRGHESIIEILDVATDAKTGDVFLVMELVADGRTLRESLWRPVSEKGTRVMMEQLLDAARKIHGAGVIHRDFKPENVMVGFFGGLKVGDFGSAMRAKPAGVPYEECCVGTLIYTSPEQLEGNRYYGQAVDMWALGCIMAEMLTGGTLFVAETEEELLAEMYKLRDQIASTGKLDLEFLEELSEAGREVLTGLLAFNPDERITATEALQHRWFNKPKGAEHPGFVSLMS comes from the coding sequence ATGTCGACGGCCATCCGCAAGCGCCCGGCGGAGGGACAAGAACCGCGCGTCCATGGCGGCAAGAAGCCCCGATACGCGTTTGGAAGCATCTCCGACTACAAGAAGCTTGAGGTTCTTGGAGAAGGCACCTACGGCGAGGTGTTCAAGGCGCGCGACCGCCGCACAGGCAAGAAAGTCGCCGTGAAGTGGGTCCGCGGCAACGGGGCCGGCGGGCACGGCCCGCCCGACATCCGCGTGATCACCCGCGAGGCTGGCTGCCTCGCCGCGTGCCGGGGTCACGAGTCGATTATCGAGATCTTGGATGTGGCGACGGACGCCAAGACAGGGGATGTGTTCCTCGtcatggagctcgtcgccgacggccGCACCCTGCGCGAGTCACTCTGGAGGCCTGTATCCGAGAAGGGGACCCGCGTGATGATGGAGCAGCTCCTGGACGCGGCCAGGAAGATACATGGAGCTGGCGTCATCCATCGGGACTTTAAGCCGGAGAACGTCATGGTCGGCTTCTTCGGCGGGCTCAAAGTTGGTGACTTTGGGTCGGCGATGCGGGCGAAGCCGGCCGGAGTGCCCTATGAGGAGTGCTGCGTCGGCACCCTGATCTACACCTCGCCGGAGCAGCTGGAAGGCAACCGGTACTACGGCCAGGCCGTGGACATGTGGGCGCTTGGGTGCATCATGGCGGAGATGTTGACCGGCGGGACCCTGTTCGTGGCGGAGACAGAGGAGGAGCTGCTCGCCGAGATGTACAAGCTGCGAGACCAGATCGCTTCTACGGGGAAGCTGGATTTGGAGTTCTTGGAGGAGCTTTCGGAAGCCGGGCGTGAGGTCCTGACCGGCCTGCTTGCCTTCAACCCCGACGAGAGGATCACGGCCACGGAAGCGCTCCAGCACCGGTGGTTCAACAAGCCCAAAGGAGCGGAGCACCCTGGCTTTGTGTCGCTGATGAGTTAA